In one window of Leptospira sp. GIMC2001 DNA:
- a CDS encoding RibD family protein, which produces MKQILAINMAMTLDGKVARPDGKWHGMTTEKDKRQMDIYRSNSDALIVGKNSITNDNPFVKLRFVENAINPRPVILIRRGSLTPDKRIFEESDHTPLVICTRQNKKEIEESLRNRVDIQALDSDDIEPKKVMGILSRLGYERILLEGGPKLNYSFFRQGLVNRIHLTIVPYLIGQRTLPSIADGDVEIPGYEKADWKLTSCNKEGDEIFLIYDRKS; this is translated from the coding sequence ATGAAACAAATCCTTGCGATAAATATGGCAATGACTCTAGACGGAAAGGTAGCTCGCCCCGATGGCAAATGGCATGGAATGACAACCGAAAAAGATAAAAGACAGATGGATATCTATCGTTCCAATTCGGATGCTCTAATCGTCGGTAAGAATTCTATTACAAATGATAATCCGTTCGTAAAATTGAGATTTGTGGAAAATGCGATCAATCCAAGACCTGTGATTTTGATCAGACGTGGGAGCCTAACACCCGATAAACGAATCTTTGAAGAATCAGATCATACACCGCTCGTAATTTGCACTCGGCAAAACAAAAAAGAAATTGAAGAAAGTCTACGAAATCGAGTCGATATTCAAGCATTGGATTCGGACGATATCGAACCTAAGAAAGTTATGGGCATTCTATCCAGACTTGGATATGAAAGAATACTTCTGGAAGGTGGACCAAAGCTTAATTATTCCTTCTTTCGGCAAGGATTGGTCAATCGCATTCATTTAACTATTGTGCCTTATCTTATTGGTCAGCGGACATTGCCTTCAATCGCTGATGGTGATGTTGAAATTCCTGGTTATGAAAAAGCAGATTGGAAGTTGACTTCATGCAATAAAGAAGGAGATGAAATTTTTCTAATCTATGATCGCAAATCTTGA
- the ruvB gene encoding Holliday junction branch migration DNA helicase RuvB, whose translation MARNGEDDPSLRPLKLNDFVGQKQLLSNLEVYIESARKRGVGLDHVLISGPPGLGKTTLATIIANEMNVAFTPTSAPAISKGADLGKFLTQLTEREVFFIDEIHGFQKKLEELLYPAMENFILDFVAGEAMTAQAIQIPLKPFTLVGATTRSGIVSEPLRNRFGIQLKLDYYTDEEMAIIVARSASILKIPLAKGIDYEIGKRSRKTPRIANHLLKRVRDFTEVASEKTISEKICKMAFERMGIDSLGLDGVDRQILTIIIDRFNGGPVGLKPISAIIGEEERTIEDNYESFLVRIGLIDRTPQGRVASRKAYEHLGLDYGKEEATLFSV comes from the coding sequence ATCGCAAGAAACGGAGAGGATGATCCAAGTCTTCGACCACTTAAGCTGAATGACTTTGTTGGACAGAAACAACTTCTTTCCAATCTAGAAGTTTATATTGAATCAGCTCGTAAACGTGGCGTAGGTTTGGATCATGTTTTGATTTCTGGACCGCCTGGACTTGGCAAAACAACACTTGCAACTATCATTGCGAATGAAATGAACGTAGCGTTCACACCAACTTCAGCTCCAGCGATATCAAAAGGTGCTGACTTAGGAAAATTCTTAACACAACTTACAGAACGCGAAGTTTTTTTTATAGATGAGATACACGGCTTCCAAAAAAAATTAGAAGAATTGCTCTATCCAGCTATGGAAAATTTTATTTTGGATTTTGTTGCAGGCGAGGCAATGACTGCACAAGCAATTCAAATTCCTTTAAAGCCCTTTACTTTGGTTGGGGCAACGACTCGATCTGGGATTGTCAGCGAACCTCTTCGCAATCGATTTGGAATTCAGCTCAAGCTTGATTATTATACAGATGAAGAAATGGCAATTATTGTGGCAAGATCAGCCAGCATTCTAAAAATTCCTTTGGCAAAAGGAATTGATTATGAGATTGGAAAGAGATCGAGGAAGACACCACGAATTGCGAATCATTTATTGAAAAGAGTTAGAGATTTCACAGAAGTTGCGTCTGAGAAAACTATATCCGAAAAAATCTGTAAAATGGCTTTTGAAAGAATGGGAATTGATAGTTTGGGATTGGATGGGGTTGACAGGCAGATTCTAACAATCATCATAGATAGATTCAATGGTGGACCAGTTGGATTGAAACCAATTTCTGCAATTATTGGTGAAGAAGAAAGAACGATTGAAGATAATTATGAATCATTTCTTGTTCGTATAGGTTTGATTGATCGCACACCTCAGGGGCGCGTGGCAAGTAGGAAGGCATATGAGCATCTTGGATTGGACTACGGTAAAGAAGAAGCTACTCTCTTTTCAGTATAA
- a CDS encoding trypsin-like peptidase domain-containing protein, with protein MNKTSKSSILAIVAISIWIGTFLSPILTCGDQRSGSLYLTADPSGKTSPAIAQAITLENAFQEVFDRVSPSVVSIATERTVDISNRQIPMDPFFEHFFGRRPNGPGGQQMKQKQTGLGSGLILNEEGYIMTNHHVVKDMDKLTVKLKNQKTFEAQLIGSDELMDIALLKIKAGKSEITPIVLGNSEKVRVGNWAIAIGAPLGFEQSFTVGVVSAIQRGGIDASGLSYIQTDAAINQGNSGGPLLNINGEVVGINRMIASQSGGSVGIGFAIPINEAKRVAEELRQNGKVIRPWLGVGLDNVTEEDKAQLGLSSLNGAIVRQIIKGSPADQAGLQLNDVITKYEGNDIKSPEELINYVRASKIGKRIEIRFTRKKNEIIASIIPRERPN; from the coding sequence ATGAACAAGACAAGTAAATCTAGCATTTTAGCGATTGTCGCTATATCAATTTGGATAGGAACCTTTTTGTCACCCATCCTAACTTGTGGTGATCAGAGATCGGGAAGTTTGTATCTTACAGCAGACCCAAGTGGCAAGACATCTCCAGCCATTGCTCAAGCGATAACACTTGAGAATGCTTTTCAAGAAGTTTTTGACAGAGTGAGTCCAAGTGTTGTATCTATTGCTACAGAGCGTACGGTAGATATAAGCAATAGACAGATTCCAATGGATCCTTTTTTCGAGCATTTTTTCGGAAGAAGACCTAATGGTCCTGGTGGTCAGCAAATGAAGCAGAAGCAAACAGGTTTAGGATCAGGACTCATCTTAAACGAAGAAGGCTATATCATGACAAATCACCATGTTGTTAAGGACATGGACAAACTCACTGTTAAATTAAAGAATCAGAAAACTTTTGAAGCCCAGCTCATAGGATCCGATGAATTGATGGATATTGCTTTATTGAAAATTAAAGCCGGCAAATCAGAGATAACTCCAATAGTACTTGGCAATAGCGAGAAAGTTCGAGTAGGTAACTGGGCAATTGCAATTGGAGCGCCACTTGGATTCGAACAATCTTTTACAGTTGGAGTAGTGAGTGCTATTCAAAGGGGTGGCATTGATGCTTCTGGACTAAGTTATATTCAGACAGATGCTGCGATTAACCAAGGAAATAGTGGCGGGCCGCTTTTGAATATCAATGGAGAAGTTGTTGGTATCAATCGAATGATAGCATCTCAGAGTGGAGGATCTGTTGGGATAGGTTTTGCTATACCAATAAATGAAGCGAAGCGCGTTGCTGAAGAACTTCGACAAAATGGAAAAGTCATTCGTCCATGGCTTGGCGTTGGTCTTGACAATGTCACCGAAGAAGATAAAGCACAACTAGGATTATCTTCACTCAATGGGGCGATTGTGCGACAAATCATAAAAGGATCACCAGCTGATCAGGCCGGTTTGCAGCTCAATGATGTGATTACAAAATATGAAGGGAATGATATAAAATCACCAGAAGAGCTTATCAACTATGTTCGTGCTTCTAAAATAGGAAAAAGAATAGAAATCAGATTCACTCGGAAGAAAAATGAGATTATTGCATCTATCATACCGAGAGAACGACCGAACTGA
- a CDS encoding MFS transporter has translation MSFSYLGHATNVVVKTLKDASQFKDLMIYLVALFFAMASHGIVIGFAFIYGEQEIKLSSEQVAFMFIFLQISAAIGAFAFGALQDGYGAKKTFNLTLILWITTCMLIYFVNDITYFAVSLGLKWTTQWVFIAIAILAGLGMGATQSASRAIVGLFSPPTKTGEFYGLWGLSGKVASALGLLALGGLQTIMTLRNSFLIVALFYFLSLLVNYFVDEKRGIEQAKAFQEPSKG, from the coding sequence ATCTCCTTTTCGTATTTAGGTCATGCTACGAATGTAGTTGTGAAAACTCTAAAAGATGCTTCTCAATTCAAAGATCTTATGATCTATTTAGTCGCGTTGTTTTTTGCAATGGCATCTCATGGAATTGTTATAGGATTTGCATTTATCTATGGCGAACAAGAAATAAAATTATCCTCTGAACAAGTTGCATTCATGTTTATATTTCTCCAAATTTCAGCTGCTATTGGTGCCTTTGCTTTTGGAGCATTGCAAGATGGTTATGGTGCTAAAAAAACATTTAATCTAACATTGATTCTATGGATAACAACTTGCATGTTAATTTACTTTGTGAATGATATTACATATTTTGCTGTATCATTAGGTCTGAAATGGACAACACAATGGGTTTTTATAGCAATTGCAATCTTAGCTGGATTGGGTATGGGTGCAACTCAGTCAGCAAGTAGAGCTATTGTCGGATTGTTCTCACCTCCAACCAAAACTGGAGAATTCTATGGATTATGGGGCTTGTCTGGTAAAGTAGCTTCTGCCTTAGGTCTATTGGCACTCGGCGGTCTACAAACAATTATGACTCTACGAAATTCATTCCTAATTGTTGCGCTGTTTTATTTCTTATCATTGCTTGTGAATTACTTTGTCGATGAGAAACGAGGAATTGAACAAGCTAAGGCATTCCAGGAACCGTCTAAGGGTTAA
- a CDS encoding methyl-accepting chemotaxis protein codes for MNKKFMLSKSHFSRQDQSKISIEALQEMGPVFINRIRFTLVAFYLVALLGSIHGITEIQILSYSVGISVMFSYGCMQWWMLKNHSLSSKCAKFFLFLDVTVSFAVIFSGLLGTAEAAALQIKNPILYLTIYFVLIYSAFLFSASLILYLTGYAAILLIMILVFGVSQGVELSDSPGIVEKARSASLSFEILKILFLIAAGFLINNVIKLLVRIKDEALNLKESERDKIRAENERERIRSIGEIFSWTVKEFNKAIQEFNSQLVNQAASVEEISASMEEFSASVVSSEQHIRVQYNKIDSITTESEKLEGILADVSHAAEFILERMMASRSSGELVSDSIRSLDEILREIDQSFNKVSEVNQIMSEIADRTNLLALNASIEAARAGEHGRGFAVVAQEVAKLADSSAENASQIEKIIKKAAGLIKKGSESASATSSQVTIQHSGYAELGEQIDRLTKRIREQKEINTEILTDLKAIRTVSQEIELNAREQTSTSDQVTKAIGSLDTAVSNLAANSHILQETINQLENQASSLSV; via the coding sequence GTGAACAAAAAGTTTATGCTATCCAAATCACATTTTTCAAGACAAGATCAAAGTAAAATATCCATCGAGGCCCTTCAAGAAATGGGGCCTGTATTTATTAACAGAATTCGCTTCACTCTAGTCGCTTTCTATTTAGTGGCTTTGTTGGGATCAATACATGGAATAACGGAAATTCAAATTTTGAGCTATTCTGTAGGAATCTCAGTCATGTTCAGTTATGGTTGTATGCAATGGTGGATGCTTAAGAACCACTCATTGAGTTCAAAGTGCGCTAAGTTTTTTCTCTTTCTAGATGTTACTGTATCATTTGCAGTTATTTTTTCGGGACTATTGGGTACAGCCGAAGCAGCTGCATTGCAAATCAAGAATCCAATTCTCTATCTTACCATCTATTTTGTTCTTATATATTCGGCTTTCTTATTCTCCGCAAGCTTGATTCTATACTTAACTGGGTATGCGGCTATTCTTCTTATAATGATTCTTGTATTCGGAGTGAGTCAAGGTGTAGAGCTTTCTGATTCACCTGGCATCGTGGAAAAAGCAAGAAGTGCGAGTCTATCTTTTGAGATTTTAAAAATTCTCTTCTTAATCGCAGCTGGATTTCTTATCAACAATGTGATCAAATTACTTGTTCGCATTAAGGATGAAGCACTAAACCTCAAAGAATCTGAGCGAGATAAAATTCGAGCCGAAAATGAAAGAGAAAGAATTCGTAGCATTGGAGAAATTTTCTCATGGACTGTTAAAGAATTCAATAAAGCAATTCAAGAGTTTAACTCTCAATTGGTGAACCAAGCAGCAAGCGTTGAAGAAATTTCTGCATCTATGGAAGAATTTTCAGCAAGTGTAGTTAGTTCAGAACAACATATCCGCGTTCAATACAATAAAATAGATAGTATTACTACTGAATCAGAGAAGTTGGAAGGAATTCTTGCTGATGTCTCACACGCAGCCGAATTTATTCTGGAAAGGATGATGGCTTCGAGAAGTTCAGGTGAGCTTGTATCAGATTCAATCAGAAGTCTAGATGAAATACTCCGAGAGATTGATCAGTCTTTCAATAAAGTGAGTGAAGTAAATCAGATTATGTCTGAGATCGCAGATAGAACTAATTTACTTGCTTTGAATGCTTCTATCGAAGCTGCACGAGCGGGTGAGCATGGACGAGGCTTTGCAGTAGTAGCTCAAGAAGTTGCAAAACTTGCAGACAGCAGTGCCGAGAACGCAAGTCAGATTGAAAAGATAATCAAGAAAGCAGCGGGCTTAATAAAAAAAGGAAGTGAGTCCGCTTCAGCAACATCTTCGCAAGTAACCATTCAACATTCTGGATATGCGGAATTGGGCGAACAGATTGACCGCTTGACGAAAAGAATTCGTGAACAAAAAGAAATCAACACAGAAATTCTCACTGATCTAAAAGCAATTCGTACAGTATCGCAAGAAATTGAATTGAATGCTCGGGAGCAAACATCGACGAGCGATCAAGTCACCAAGGCTATTGGTTCATTGGATACAGCTGTTTCAAATCTTGCTGCGAATTCACATATCCTGCAAGAAACAATCAATCAATTGGAAAACCAAGCTTCTTCCTTGTCTGTCTAA
- a CDS encoding DoxX family protein, whose amino-acid sequence MLNVFYWIFKIVTSLIILQTLFFKFTGAQESIFIFEKMGLEPIGRIGSGIFELIAIILLWNPKTSILGALSIIFIMLGAIASHIFILGIEVQDDKGLLFGLALTSFVGGCYLFWYSMYKNKTQSVEFSKKLFLNE is encoded by the coding sequence ATGCTAAATGTATTTTATTGGATATTTAAGATAGTTACTTCTCTAATAATTCTCCAAACTTTGTTTTTCAAGTTCACTGGGGCGCAAGAGTCTATTTTTATTTTTGAGAAAATGGGATTAGAACCTATAGGCAGAATTGGATCAGGAATTTTTGAATTAATTGCTATAATTTTGCTTTGGAATCCAAAAACATCAATTCTGGGTGCCCTCTCGATTATTTTTATTATGCTAGGAGCGATCGCAAGCCACATTTTTATTCTAGGAATTGAAGTTCAGGACGACAAAGGTCTGTTATTCGGTCTTGCTCTTACTTCTTTTGTAGGCGGATGCTATCTTTTTTGGTATTCTATGTATAAAAATAAAACGCAAAGTGTGGAATTTTCAAAAAAACTATTTCTGAATGAGTAA
- a CDS encoding (2Fe-2S)-binding protein, giving the protein MEEIDLYSLMRPRKTCVCKQVSEQEIIQCIKDGATSVEEISQKTLASTGCGTCYGAITRILEKQLKTIRTEK; this is encoded by the coding sequence ATGGAAGAAATTGACTTATATTCTTTGATGAGACCCAGAAAAACTTGTGTTTGCAAACAGGTTAGTGAACAAGAAATCATACAGTGCATAAAAGATGGAGCGACTAGTGTAGAGGAAATCTCTCAGAAAACTCTCGCTTCTACAGGATGTGGAACCTGTTACGGTGCAATTACTAGAATTTTGGAGAAACAGTTGAAGACAATTAGGACAGAAAAATGA
- a CDS encoding energy transducer TonB, translating into MSILDWTTVKKKLLSFQYKEEEEGDSRLLLSAAFVFLIISLFVGHLITRNLLWKVLGSEPVSELKMREDREKIYEVLVEQQHINPEKRDEYKALSDRDSAGGGGLTEEKGFHTSSPFREFIFGTTNQPSNNPTPQEENMKKEEDVFEVGIYKSDPVTVAALQPTPSNPSQTGQMMKIPFNYRFQQDFLFRWDGNRAMTVPTKELAGYHYFKNMLKQIEGSFAPPGGGNFAYRDIAGTVVREGIKPGMTKVQFLLNDQGKVLDVRLVSSQGQELVDRACMDSIRGQNFGVVPEEVKAKGMIFGINFIFPGIFR; encoded by the coding sequence ATGAGCATCTTGGATTGGACTACGGTAAAGAAGAAGCTACTCTCTTTTCAGTATAAAGAAGAAGAGGAGGGAGATTCACGTCTACTTCTGTCTGCAGCTTTTGTATTCTTAATTATATCTTTATTTGTAGGGCATCTCATAACCAGAAATCTTCTATGGAAAGTGCTAGGTTCGGAACCTGTATCCGAGCTCAAGATGCGTGAAGATCGCGAGAAAATCTATGAAGTGTTAGTTGAACAGCAGCATATAAACCCTGAAAAGAGGGACGAGTATAAAGCTCTCTCAGATCGAGATAGTGCTGGTGGTGGTGGATTGACGGAAGAGAAAGGCTTTCATACAAGTTCACCTTTTCGAGAATTTATATTCGGAACTACGAATCAACCTTCCAATAATCCAACACCTCAAGAAGAGAATATGAAAAAAGAAGAGGATGTATTTGAAGTTGGAATTTATAAATCTGATCCAGTAACCGTAGCTGCATTGCAACCGACTCCATCTAATCCAAGTCAGACGGGTCAGATGATGAAAATCCCATTCAATTATCGATTTCAGCAGGATTTTCTTTTTCGTTGGGATGGAAATCGTGCTATGACAGTTCCTACAAAGGAACTTGCTGGTTATCATTATTTTAAGAATATGCTCAAACAAATTGAAGGATCTTTTGCTCCGCCCGGTGGCGGAAACTTTGCCTATCGAGATATTGCTGGAACCGTTGTTCGTGAAGGAATCAAACCTGGAATGACGAAGGTACAATTCCTCTTAAACGATCAAGGTAAAGTTCTAGATGTTCGCCTTGTGAGTTCGCAAGGTCAAGAACTTGTTGATCGAGCCTGCATGGATTCTATACGAGGTCAAAACTTTGGCGTAGTTCCTGAAGAAGTGAAAGCAAAAGGTATGATTTTCGGAATAAATTTTATATTTCCTGGAATTTTTCGATAA
- a CDS encoding IS256 family transposase: protein MKNKNTTTSNSQSNIDSFRSFLKSNIETEIRKKSLEFIQEIMEEEIEALCGKRFSRKVEESLAYRAGSENVFVPILGQKHKIKKPRVRKSGQEVLLESYANLKSEADLGEIVFKLMVSGLTTRRFRECLKDVSEQLGVSKSKISREFVNASRAHFNKLNTRKFPGKEFFSIFIDGIHVADEVIVVVLGVDKEGHKHFLSVVQGSSEHSEIVLSALRKLQDREISLTERVLVVSDGSKGIEKGIKQYFGENYDHQRCILHKMRNIKACLPKEYHDEFQIEYKAIFNLNEYSKAKESLKAMEHWLGNISETAKMSLLEGQDNLLTCHRIQLPIEIRKTFQSTNPIDSAFSHPRFQMNRVKRWRKNRDMTTRWTAALLYAQELHFRKVKGYKEIEKFLSNYLANKKVIEENFTEMNISLSA, encoded by the coding sequence ATGAAAAATAAAAACACAACCACATCGAATAGTCAATCGAATATTGATAGTTTTCGATCTTTTTTAAAATCAAACATAGAAACTGAAATCCGAAAAAAATCCTTAGAATTTATCCAAGAGATCATGGAAGAGGAAATCGAAGCCCTATGCGGAAAAAGATTTAGCCGTAAAGTAGAAGAAAGTCTAGCATATCGTGCAGGTTCAGAGAATGTTTTTGTTCCAATATTGGGTCAGAAACATAAAATCAAAAAACCAAGAGTCAGAAAATCTGGACAAGAAGTTTTACTAGAAAGCTATGCAAATTTAAAATCCGAAGCAGATCTTGGAGAAATTGTTTTCAAACTGATGGTATCTGGTCTAACGACACGGCGATTTAGAGAATGCTTGAAAGATGTATCTGAGCAACTTGGAGTTTCAAAATCAAAGATATCCAGAGAATTTGTAAATGCTTCTAGAGCACATTTTAACAAACTGAATACGAGAAAATTTCCAGGCAAAGAATTCTTTTCCATTTTCATTGATGGTATTCATGTAGCGGATGAAGTGATAGTAGTTGTATTAGGTGTAGATAAAGAAGGACACAAGCATTTTTTGTCGGTGGTACAAGGCTCAAGTGAACATTCTGAAATAGTATTATCTGCTTTAAGGAAACTACAAGATCGTGAAATTTCACTTACTGAACGGGTTTTGGTTGTCTCAGATGGTTCAAAAGGAATTGAGAAAGGCATTAAGCAATACTTTGGTGAAAACTATGATCACCAAAGGTGTATTTTACATAAAATGAGAAATATAAAAGCGTGCTTGCCCAAAGAATATCATGATGAATTTCAAATTGAATATAAAGCAATTTTCAATTTGAATGAATACTCGAAGGCTAAAGAATCTTTGAAAGCAATGGAACATTGGTTAGGGAATATCAGTGAAACAGCTAAGATGAGTCTGTTAGAAGGTCAAGACAATCTATTGACTTGTCATAGAATCCAATTACCAATCGAAATTCGAAAAACATTTCAATCAACGAATCCCATTGATTCAGCCTTTTCACATCCAAGATTTCAAATGAACCGAGTAAAAAGGTGGCGTAAAAATCGAGACATGACAACACGATGGACAGCAGCTCTCCTATATGCACAAGAGCTTCATTTCAGAAAAGTAAAAGGATACAAAGAAATAGAAAAATTTCTATCCAATTATTTAGCCAATAAAAAAGTAATTGAAGAAAACTTTACAGAGATGAATATATCTTTATCCGCCTAA
- a CDS encoding biosynthetic peptidoglycan transglycosylase: MIANLERVGIFSLAFISFFASISLIYILTTEELFFLFKENSIKFLPDQSYSKELPDNWVSIYELPKGSETILINIEDKKYYNHQGYSLYDIHSALFHNFFLEKKLRGASTITQQLARTLFLNREKTIKRKLTEIRIAVALERSLNKKEILEYYLNTVYWGRGFNGIYFASKYHFQKSPKDLNLDEFRELVQKLKRPDHK; the protein is encoded by the coding sequence ATGATCGCAAATCTTGAGCGAGTCGGAATCTTTTCGTTAGCATTTATTTCATTTTTCGCAAGTATATCTCTCATTTATATACTTACAACCGAGGAACTTTTTTTTCTCTTCAAAGAAAATTCAATTAAATTCCTGCCAGACCAATCTTATTCAAAAGAACTTCCTGACAATTGGGTATCTATCTACGAATTGCCAAAAGGTTCTGAGACTATCTTAATCAATATCGAAGATAAAAAATACTATAATCATCAAGGCTATTCTTTATATGATATTCATTCTGCCTTATTTCATAATTTCTTCTTAGAAAAAAAATTACGGGGTGCAAGTACGATTACGCAGCAACTAGCTAGAACTCTTTTTTTAAATCGGGAAAAGACAATTAAACGTAAACTAACAGAAATTCGAATTGCAGTAGCATTAGAACGAAGCCTCAATAAGAAAGAAATTTTAGAGTACTATTTAAATACGGTTTATTGGGGTCGAGGTTTTAACGGAATCTATTTCGCATCTAAATACCATTTTCAAAAATCCCCGAAGGACTTGAATTTAGATGAATTTCGAGAACTTGTACAAAAATTAAAAAGGCCAGATCACAAATAA